The Ailuropoda melanoleuca isolate Jingjing chromosome 4, ASM200744v2, whole genome shotgun sequence region TGTTCTGACCATCACTACCTTTAAaacttaaagataataaaaaaatcatttttgacaACAAACAATTGGCCTATTACTGAACTGAGAGTTGAACGGAAACACCCTTTAAAATATGATTACCTCAGATTGCTTTCATCCATACATAGTATATAATCAAATGTGGCAAAGTCCTCCTTGGTAACCTAAAATTAAATAAGTCAAAAACATagtgtttatatttataataatcaaGCCTAGAGGATCCaaagcagtcaaaaaaaaaaaatttgctgtaTTTGAATTTGTTACTCACTTAAATAATTTAGggtattttaaagttaaaatagagTTAACCTATTTTGTAACATTGTATTGCaaagaaattttacattattaagtTCCTGGGAATAATTCTAATAGTATAATATGTAAACACAAAGTTTATACTCCATCTGCAATTTCTCAGTAACAAAGTATAATTCACTTAACATATTAAAATGTCACATGTTTAACCCCCTTCATTGTTTTACCCTATTTTTCATTCTGCTCTCATTCTGCAAGAACATAACATCCTAGGCCCCAGTGACAAACACCAAACTAAAGAGATGGATGGCTGTCCCTGTGAAGCCTCCCTCCTGTGCAGGGCAGGCAACACGCTGGCAGAGATAAAAACCAGGCAGAGCCAGGTGCAGAGTTttggggcagagaggaagatAAAATGTTAGGTAGGGTGTTCATGGAAGGAAGAGTCCCTAAGAAGGAAACACACAAGGACCTGGACACATGGCTCTTCTCTCCCCTGAGCACGCACAATCTGAACACAATACAGAAGAGGCCACCCAGTATTTTTACTGATTCTGTCAGTTTTCTGACATCATAATTATCAATATAAGCCCACTAAAATGTAAATGGGAAAATTATTTGATGATTTCTGCCTTTATAAATAATGgcagacacagaaaggaaggCACATAAATAGGCCACATAATGAAGGTGGGAATAATTTCTAACAATGTAATTTTTCAATAATAACCTTCCCCActaaaaaaatcatctaaaatcTAGGAGTGCCAGGAAACtacaaagaagatattcaaaccCTTTTGTTTCAAACAGTgtactttttttaactttttaatttaacagaGTACTGACAATCAGCGTagcaaaagaataataaatctgTTCACTACTCTGGTAGACATTCTAACTGGCGGCTCTTAGTATAAACTGCACTAGCTTTAATGTAGCGTGTTCATCAGTACTGAGGACTGCAGTTTGTCAACATTCCCAAGATACTAGCTTTTTCCCCAAAACAGTTTACGAGAAGGTGCTTGGATTCACATTGTTTTTAATCTTAGAATTACTGCAGTTATGGATCGAAGATGGTCTTAGAACTGACAGCCATCTATAAAAACCATATGCAATGTTTAGACATTAAAATGACTGAGCAGGGACGGAAGAGTGGGGAGCGAAGGACTTACGACTGCAACAACACACGGACGCCTGTGGCAAACCACCTCCGTGGCCAGAAGCGAGCAAACGCCCAAAAAACAAGCACTTCTGCAGAGCCGTGCGTGCGCTGCTGTGGGGACATGGCCTGGGGAGGCCTGGGAGAGCAGAACCCCAACGGGAGCCCCCTGGGGTTACACATGGCAGTATTTACCACTGAATACTGAATATTTAATAGCattactaaaacagaaaaattttaggggcacctgggtggctccgtcagttaagcatctgacttgatctcggctctggtcatgatctcacagttgtgagttcgagccccgtggggctccacactgggtgaggaggctaccaaaaaaaaaaaccaactgaaAAGTTTTAAACCTTTATTGTCTgttattataacatttttaaagataaaaaaacagCTATACTTTCTAAATGGGAACAGTCCCTAAGGAGTGGCCCTGTTCTACATTTCTGCATATCTCTGTAATGTCTGCTTGCTGGAGGACAGAAACGTTTCCTCTGAGCCTCTGTATCTGACCTGCAAAATGCCATCTGAGTCGAAGTATATAAAGTGAACCCAGCCTTGCACAAGTATGTAGTTTACAAGGAGTATTTTTACAGCTATTGTAGGTAGCTATGGGTAATCTTTGGTACTGCACCAAAACTCAgtaagtggtagtttcttaaaggtgACTGGCACTATAGGATAGGAAAAACATCCAtaagcttttcttcctctgttcaaGTCCACTGGTCAGTCTGACACTTTTGACCTCATGGACACTTTGAGAATTTGagggcagtgattctcaaagagGGGGGCagctggcaatgtctggagacatcttttttttttttttaagattttatttattcatttgacagagatagagacagccagcgagagagggaacacagcaggggagtgggagaggaagaagcaggctcacagcagaggagcctgatgtggggctcgatcccataacgccgggatcacgccctgagccgaaggcagacacttaacgtctgagccacccaggcgccccacgtctGGAGACATCTTTTATTGCTAGGATGGAGAGGAAAGGGGTGTTCCGGCATCAAGTGGGTAGAGACCAAGAGTGCTGCCAAACACCGTACGGTGCCCAGGATGGCCCCCCAGCAAAGGATCACCCAGACGCAGAGTCAGCAGTGCCAAGGCCAAGCACCCGCTCTAGACGCTGAGTAGCCTGGGCAAAGGACCACTGCTGGAGAAGAGAAGCGCCAAGGACCAGTCAGCAACCTCATAGGCTGAAGAGAAAAACAGCACATAAAGGCAGGCCCAACAGAGACCCCAGGAAGCAGTGAGCCTGACACTTACAAGCTTTCTTCTCAAAGCCTTTGCTAAGTTCTTAAACTACTCAGGGCACAAAGCTAAGAAGCCACAGGGACGCTGCAGCTACTCAGTGAGGGAGCAGCTGCCAAAGAGGAGGAGCCCTGTCCGCTGCACACCAGGGGCTCTCAGGTGGGGGACCCTGGAAGGTTCGGCCCAGGAGGGAGGACCAGTCCAACACAGTCCAAGCCTCACAAAGCCAGGGCCAGCAGgtgaaaaggatggaaaatggagaaatttctgttcaaaCTACAGACAAGTTGAATCtctgaaaaaagaatgaagagaaggaaaatataaaaagaaaacaacatagaatttttcaaaactgatgGAAACCATTGAGGTGAAATTCAGGAAGCATACTTTGGCCTATCGTAGTAAaactgctggaaaaaaaaaaaagaatacaaaagaaaaacctaaagacaTCAGAAGAAAATAAGAGCAATTTCAAGATACAGAGACAACTGATTCAGTGAATCCTGCCAAATCATTAAGcagaaatactttcaaaaatcACCAAACTTcttcagagaacagagaaagaggggaCATTACTGACCGGTTTTATGAGGCTAAACAACCCTGACACGTGGGCTCCAGAGTCTAAAACCCACCCTGATACGTGTGTGACCCTCGGTGTGCATCTGACCCTGAGTGTGCATCTGACCCTGACACTGTGTGTGACCGAGTGTGCATCCCACCCTGAcactgtgtgaccctgagtgTGCATCCCACCCTGACactgtgtgtgaccttgggtgtgCATCGAACCCTGACACTGTGTGTGACCCTGAGTGTGCATCCCACCCTGACACTGTGTGTGACCCTGAGTGTGTATCCCACCCTGACACTGTGTGTGACCCTGAGTGTGCATCCCACCCTGACACTGTGTGTGACCCTGAGTGTGCAACCCACCATGACACGGTGTGACCCTGAGTGTGCATCCCACCCTGACACTGTGTGTGACCCTGAGTGTGCATCCCACCCTGACACATGTGTGATCCCAGGTGTGCATCCAACAGAACTGCACACAAGCGTTccccaaaagaaacacaaatattcaCCAAGGCCCTCCGCCCAAAGGAGAACCAGCCCACCTGTCCATCCAGAGTAGAACAGATACAACAGCAGCAGCACGACTGTAACAACGTATCAGAGTGAGTGCTACAACAGAGGCCATGGAGAGTCTCACAGAGAAAAGCtgacagaaagagcacacacTGTAGGATTCCAAGGCCATAAAGttaaaaaggtagaaagaatCTGAGTAGTGACCTCTGGAGTGGAGGGAGCAGCACTGGTCCCAAGTACCCACTGACAACCTGTCAGCTGTCAAAGGGCTGCTGAAAAGAAGAACAAGTGTATAACAAAGCACGTATCTCCACAGAACTAACTGGATGTGCAATCACACACCCAAAAAACACGAAGCACcctaaacatattttatttattaaacccACGTTGAAAGTATTaggaaaatcaaaattttaagaaatagaatagtTCTCTTACACATTCTGACAACTGCTAAAGAGAAAGCCtatatgggcgcctgggtggctcagtcagttaagcgtctgcctttggctcaggtcatgatcccagggtcctgggatccaggcctgagtggggctccttgctcagcggggaccctgcttctccctctccctctgcttgtgctctctNaaaaaaaaaaaaaaaattttaaaaaaaaaaaaaaaaaaaccctgtaaacAATCACAAGATGCTAAAAGGTAACAAAGATCTAAAGAtactaatttataaaatacatcttgtcaatgttttgaaataaaaaaatcattgagaaatttttctttaaaggaacagggaaaacagaaaagggaaagaaacagactgtgTGGGAATATTACTTCTAAAACCAACACTTACaattgatctttaaaaattacaagtttctagtttttaagatttaagattttaaatattaaaatacttcatttttaccCAAATTACATACTTGTGTACAAAAAATAATCcgatcttaaaaacagaaaacatgaaagtgTGACTGCTTGAAATCATGAATGACTACTCAGAATAAATCCGCATTCTCTGaaacacagaaagtagaaaaggacAAGGTGTGCAAATCTTGGAGATGAGGACATGTGACCTAAAAAATGTGTACTATTCTGTCCAATGAGAATTCGATGTAAGAACAGGTCAGTCCTAAGGCAGTTAACTTAAATAGTTAGCTGTTAACATACAGAGTCAACTGACAGCCAGAAATGAGAAATTCAGATTCCAGGGTAAATTTATCTAAGCCAAAATAACGTGTATTACTAGCTTCTGAGACATCACTAACGCATCAGAAGTGTTTCTGTGGCACTTTTGTGAACTTTCTGGCTCACACctgtgtatgtttttattaaaacGAACAAATAAGCCCATGGtcaaatcccagttctaccaCTTTGAAGCTGGATGACCTTTGATAAGTTATGTATTTTCTCTCCAGAACTCAGTTTCTCCGTGTGCAAAACAGATTTGCCAACTACTCCCTTCCCTAACAAGGTAACAGAGAGAACAAAAATCAAGATGATCAAAAATAAAAACGCAATGCTGTATGGCAAAGCAATCTGAAAAGCTTTCAGTAAAGACATGGTTTAAGATAATAATGATTAGAGTCTTTGTCCAGTCTTATACAAAGTTCTTGTTCAAACACTAACACTAAATTGTAGCTCTCACACTGCCAGCCGTACTTCTAAATACATAATATATCTGACAACTCATTTTCAAAACATCTGGCAGCTTCTCATTTTAAAGGCCTCAAAAGCTCATCACTAGACATAGCCTGTTGTTTCTGATGCCAATCCACAGCCTTACTTGGCCTACAGAGCCTGCATATTTTGTTAGGTTGGATACAAAAAAACTTAGAAGATTTAgccagattttaattttttttttaattttttaaagatttattttagagggaaagtgagtgagagaaggggcagagggagagaaagagggagagcagacttctgctgagtggggagcctgatatagggctcaatctcatgcccttaagatcatgacctgagtctaaatcaagagttggacgcttaactgactgagccacccaggcgccccaggccagAAGTTTTAAACATTCAACTGAGTCTCCAAAAATAATGATACTGATAAAAGTAACTTTCCCTGCATAACAACATACGAAACATTTTGCATCAGAAACTAAGCACATTTCTTTAGCAGCTAGCCCCTGGGGTTCTAGAAGGTGCCAGAGGGCGCAACTGCAGCATgctcctttttaaagtttttttctttttaagatttttttatttatttgacagagagagacacagcgagagagggaacacaagcaggggggagtaggagagggagaagcaggcttcccgccaagcagggagcccgatgcggggcttgatcccaggaccccgggatcatgacctgagctgaaggcagacacttaatgactgagccacccaggcgcccctgcagcatGCTCCTAGTAATGGAACTCTACGTGCCTGCCCTTGAGCTTCAATGTCTCACTGAGGCTGTGGTGGAACCCTCACGCTCTCCCCGGTGCTAATGCATGACTCTTAGAACTGTGTGGCCCACTGAGCTGCTTGCCAGTTCCAGGCAGCTACTTAAGTTAAAATGTAAACTTCAGTTCCTCCGTCACACTGGCCGTATTTCAAATGTACAATAGCCATTAGTGGCTTCCACACTGAACGGAGCAGATACAGTGCACCTGCCTTATCCCAGATGTTCTACTGCTCAGGACTCCAGAATCCAAACCCAGAAGTCCAACTGCTGGGATGCAGGCTATGCACCCATAATAGTATTGGTGCTACCCTATATTTCTAAGACACTTCAcagttgaaaatacatttttgtagaCATTATAGAACTTTATTCTAGCAACAAACTTGTAACGTAAGCAGGCTAGTTACCAGGGCTTAAATGTTTCAATCACAcagatagaaatgaaaaaggagattaTAACTCAGGTCTCCAGGTCCGAGGCAAGGCTCACACCAGGATCACTTATGTgattataaatgcattttagcctttctctttcctccatcttgGAGCCTATAGAGGCCTGCTGGGAAGAGGACTCCTAAAACGCCAAATATGTCTGGAAGGCTGTGGTCCAAGGCCATTTTTGCTGGCTATAGGCGGGGTCTCCAGAACCAGAGGGAGCACACGGCTCTTCTTAAAATCGAAGGTGTTTATGTTTGAGATGAAACTGAATTCCATTTAGGCAAGAGATGTGCTTATGTGTACAAAGCAAAGGACACCACAATGACTCCTCGTGGCAAACCGAACAAACCAGAGTAATCTGGGGAAAAGGAACTCGAGCTCATGGAGACAGTGGCATGGTTCGTGCCAAACCACGAAGCAACCTCCCTGCTAAAGCTGTTGGCCACAGAGTCCGTGTGATGCTGTACCCCTCAAGGATTTAAActtaatgaaaagtaaataaataaaggtgtagACTTGTTCTCTTGTAgttttgttaaattaattaaaaataaatgcattttaataagtaAATTCCAAGATTATGGCCACCTTTCAGAACTGTGGAACCAGCAGTGAAACAAAATGGGTACGCTGTGGCTATGTAAGCGGACCCAGAGTAAACACCCATTAGCACGTCAGTGTGGCTAAGCTCACAACTTCTCAGGTTAGGGGACTCCagtattagaaattaaatgagatctCTTCTACCTGTCTTGCTTTATGGGCTGTGTTAATGCCATGATTTCTGAGGCAGCTCAGAGCTCTTGGATCTGGTGACCGGCCCACGTTCCAGTCAGACACAGCGCCGCTGTCAGTGACCCACTGCAACACAGAACACATATATACGCCTTCAAGTCCCAGCACAGTACCTGCCGGGCAGTGTGACTCATAGGGACACCATGCTTCTTCATGCAGCTCTGCCCTCGATAATCAGGGGGGTTTCCTATTTCATACGTGGATGTCGCTGCACTGTCTATCCTCCactgcaggagaaaaaaagaatttttttcacaatttcctGCTGCAAAGGCAGTCAGGTTGGCCTCTTTAAGACAGAGAATGGTACTTACATGATCTGAAAGCTTTTGATCTGTTACAAGTTTTCTGAAAACTGCTTCTGCAATGGGTGACCGACAGATGTTACCttaaagagaagggaaggcagagagtgGGCGTCAGGTTTGATGCTGGGGCAAATGCTGAATTCCAGCGACCACTTCACCACAGACACACAGCAACAGCACTTCCCTAGGGCAAGTGAGGCCGGCATCCTACCAGTGCATGCACAGTAGGACCTCTGGAGAACAGCTGACCAAACCCAAGCTCAATGATGTGACACCAGCTGTCCAAGTACTCAAAGTACAAATAACCAAGACGTGGGAAAATCAATTACAACTGAAATCCCTGTCTTTCAGGCTGCTATCAGTAACCCAGAAGTAACTCACAAAATCAATGAAGTGGGTTGCAACgagcctattttaaaatgaaatacaacaggattaaaaaaatgtattttcaagtaTATTGCACATAAGGATGAATACTGTTttcataaaatacacaaatacatttcAGCCTAACAGTAGTTCGACACAAACTTTCAGGGAGCAGTCTGTTGGGATTCGGTCAGCTGAATTAAGGGTGCTGCCCTCCAGGTCACCAAGTCTGCCCAGAACTTCCAACACTGGCTGCAAGTTCAGGGATTCCCCAGGGGCCACCCACACTTCAGAGCAGCTGGCTACAGATCCAGGAGTCCCTACACGTTCACACGTTCAATAATTCTCTAGAAGAACATGTAAAACTCAGGAAATGCCAGACTTAGGATTACAGTTTTATCATAACAAAAAGATTCAAAGCAGAAAGAGCCAAAGTTAGAAAGCATAGGGCAGATTCTGGAAGAGTCTTGAACCTAAAGCTTTCTGGTCCTCAGACACACGTCACCCTCTTGTCATCCATGTGAGACAATACTCAGGGTATTGCCAATCCAGGACGCTCCCCAGAGCTCCAATGCCAAGGGTTCACTGAGTTTCATGAAGTAGGCATGAGTGATGGAATTATGGGCCTGCAGCTGAACTAACTGtccagccaccccccccaccgccggCGCCAATATGTGCCTCAGAGACCCCACCCTGACTCACCCTACATGCACGAACTCTGTAAAGACCTCCTAGAATAACAAAACATGCCCACTACCCTAAGAAATTAtgctaaaagcaaaacaagataataagaaaattacttacagtaaaaaaaaggaagattggAATTGATCTCTTAGGAAGAGGACTTTACTGGGCATTTAAATTAGGGGGTTGTATGAATA contains the following coding sequences:
- the ACP1 gene encoding low molecular weight phosphotyrosine protein phosphatase isoform X2; the encoded protein is MAEQVPKSVLFVCLGNICRSPIAEAVFRKLVTDQKLSDHWVTDSGAVSDWNVGRSPDPRALSCLRNHGINTAHKARQVTKEDFATFDYILCMDESNLRDLNRKSNQIKNCKAKIELLGSYDPQNQLIIEDPYYGSESDFETVYQQCVRCCRAFLEKAR
- the ACP1 gene encoding low molecular weight phosphotyrosine protein phosphatase isoform X1, which translates into the protein MAEQVPKSVLFVCLGNICRSPIAEAVFRKLVTDQKLSDHWRIDSAATSTYEIGNPPDYRGQSCMKKHGVPMSHTARQVTKEDFATFDYILCMDESNLRDLNRKSNQIKNCKAKIELLGSYDPQNQLIIEDPYYGSESDFETVYQQCVRCCRAFLEKAR